The Aureimonas mangrovi genome includes a region encoding these proteins:
- a CDS encoding DUF6460 domain-containing protein, with the protein MSGPVTRFLGGSPLSVLLKLALLSLAVGILLSWLNLQPLDLVEWIVDLVRDAWSMVFGSLGRAAEYFVLGAVIVVPIFLISRLMKSGRG; encoded by the coding sequence ATGTCCGGACCCGTGACCCGCTTTCTCGGCGGATCTCCGCTTTCGGTTCTCCTGAAGCTGGCGTTGCTATCGCTCGCCGTCGGCATCCTCCTGTCGTGGCTGAATCTCCAGCCGCTCGACCTCGTCGAGTGGATCGTCGACCTCGTGCGAGACGCCTGGAGCATGGTCTTCGGCTCTCTCGGCCGGGCTGCGGAGTATTTCGTGCTCGGCGCGGTGATCGTCGTGCCGATCTTCCTGATCTCGCGGCTGATGAAGAGCGGCCGGGGCTGA
- a CDS encoding quinone-dependent dihydroorotate dehydrogenase: MSRSYSLARPALFALDPERAHTLSLLALKSRAFAPRNLNVDPRLRVSVAGISFPNPLGLAAGYDKNAEVPDAALRLGFGFVEVGTVTPLPQAGNDRPRVFRLPEARAVINRLGFNNEGHAEAAARLEKRKRKAGLVGVNIGANKDSTDRIDDYVTGIHRFESMASYLTVNISSPNTPGLRKLQGAEDLDRLLAAVMAARSGAAAIAASRPCPIFLKVAPDLSFAEIGGIADAAKRHKIDGLIVSNTTLSREGVEGRRAANETGGLSGRPLMARSTYVLAAFRRALGANMPLIGVGGVESARTALAKIEAGADLVQLYTALVYEGPSLPKRILDGMSRYLDKSGLKSIGELRGVKVDEILNRPPPAGWETP; encoded by the coding sequence ATGAGCCGAAGCTATAGCCTTGCGCGCCCGGCGCTCTTCGCGCTCGATCCCGAGCGCGCCCACACGCTTTCGTTGCTGGCTCTCAAGAGCCGGGCCTTCGCGCCTCGCAATCTCAACGTCGATCCCCGCCTGCGCGTATCGGTCGCCGGCATCTCCTTTCCGAATCCGCTGGGGCTCGCCGCCGGCTACGACAAGAACGCCGAGGTTCCCGATGCCGCCCTGCGGCTCGGCTTCGGCTTTGTGGAGGTTGGCACGGTCACGCCGCTGCCGCAGGCAGGCAACGACAGGCCACGCGTCTTCCGCCTGCCGGAGGCGCGAGCTGTCATCAACCGGCTCGGCTTCAACAACGAGGGCCATGCGGAAGCAGCAGCCCGGCTGGAGAAGCGCAAGCGCAAGGCCGGTCTCGTCGGCGTCAACATCGGCGCGAACAAGGACTCGACCGACCGGATCGACGACTACGTGACCGGCATCCATCGCTTCGAGAGCATGGCCTCCTATCTCACGGTCAACATCTCTTCGCCGAACACGCCGGGGCTTCGAAAGCTCCAGGGCGCCGAGGACCTCGATCGACTGCTCGCAGCCGTCATGGCTGCGCGTTCGGGCGCCGCCGCCATCGCCGCCTCCCGTCCCTGCCCGATCTTCCTAAAGGTCGCGCCCGACCTTTCCTTCGCCGAGATCGGCGGCATCGCTGACGCCGCCAAGAGGCACAAGATCGACGGGCTGATCGTTTCCAACACCACGCTCTCGCGGGAGGGCGTCGAAGGCAGACGCGCGGCGAACGAGACTGGCGGCCTGTCAGGGCGGCCGCTCATGGCGCGCTCGACCTATGTTCTCGCAGCCTTCCGCCGCGCGCTCGGCGCGAACATGCCTCTCATCGGCGTCGGCGGCGTGGAGAGCGCTCGCACCGCGCTCGCCAAGATCGAGGCTGGGGCCGACCTCGTGCAGCTCTACACAGCATTGGTCTACGAAGGCCCGTCGCTGCCCAAGCGCATTCTCGACGGCATGAGCCGCTACCTCGACAAGAGCGGGCTGAAGTCGATCGGCGAGCTTCGCGGCGTCAAGGTCGACGAAATCCTGAACCGTCCGCCGCCCGCGGGGTGGGAGACCCCTTAG
- the gph gene encoding phosphoglycolate phosphatase (PGP is an essential enzyme in the glycolate salvage pathway in higher organisms (photorespiration in plants). Phosphoglycolate results from the oxidase activity of RubisCO in the Calvin cycle when concentrations of carbon dioxide are low relative to oxygen. This enzyme is a member of the Haloacid Dehalogenase (HAD) superfamily of aspartate-nucleophile hydrolase enzymes (PF00702).): protein MTQARWPSAILFDLDGTLVDSVPDIHAALNETLESYGEPPFTIEAVARMVGRGVPTLIERAYEALDKPLDAATRDRIVDRFLAIYGPRATELTTLNPGATGAVLGLAERSHRLGVVTNKPEAATQKILDHFGLAEAMAIVIGGDAGVPRKPAPDLILLACKKLGIEPSEGLFVGDSQYDVEAARAAGMSVVVLEGGYSARPAGELGADRVVKRLDEIEALLAGLAPGH, encoded by the coding sequence GTGACGCAGGCGCGCTGGCCGTCCGCGATCCTGTTCGACCTTGACGGTACGCTCGTCGATTCGGTGCCGGACATCCACGCTGCGCTCAACGAGACGCTGGAAAGCTACGGCGAGCCGCCGTTCACGATCGAGGCCGTCGCCAGGATGGTCGGGCGTGGCGTGCCGACCCTCATCGAGCGAGCCTATGAAGCGCTGGACAAGCCGCTGGACGCGGCGACGCGCGACAGGATCGTCGATCGGTTCCTCGCCATCTACGGGCCGCGCGCGACGGAGCTCACGACGCTCAATCCCGGAGCCACGGGGGCCGTGCTCGGTCTTGCAGAGAGAAGTCACCGCCTCGGCGTCGTGACCAACAAGCCGGAAGCGGCGACGCAGAAAATCCTCGACCATTTCGGTTTGGCCGAGGCTATGGCGATCGTGATCGGCGGCGATGCGGGCGTGCCACGTAAACCGGCGCCCGATCTCATTCTCCTCGCCTGCAAGAAACTCGGCATCGAGCCGAGCGAGGGACTGTTCGTGGGCGATTCGCAATATGACGTCGAGGCCGCGAGGGCGGCCGGCATGTCCGTGGTCGTGCTGGAGGGCGGATACTCGGCCCGCCCCGCCGGAGAACTCGGAGCCGACCGCGTGGTCAAAAGGCTCGACGAGATCGAGGCGCTGCTGGCCGGGCTGGCGCCCGGCCATTGA
- a CDS encoding NAD(P)H-dependent flavin oxidoreductase has translation MTMPSILKGRLRLPVIAAPLFIISNPHLTLAQCKAGVVGSFPALNARPPEQLDDWLSEVTETLAAHDAANPNRPSAPFAVNQIVHRSNKRLEQDLALCVKHKVPIVITSLGAVPEVNEAVHSYGGIVLHDVINNRFANSAIRKGADGLVAVAAGAGGHAGTLSPFALVQEIRAWFDGPLFLSGAIATGDAVLAAEAMGADGAYIGSAFIATEEARAADDYKRAIVEGGASDIVYSNLFTGVHGNYLRRSVEAAGLDPDNLPASDPSKMDFGTGDGSKAKAWKDIWGSGQGIGAVKDLVPAAMLIDRLAREYAHAKARLGASASV, from the coding sequence ATGACGATGCCAAGCATTCTGAAGGGCCGCCTGCGGCTGCCGGTCATCGCCGCGCCGCTCTTCATCATCTCAAATCCGCATCTGACGCTTGCGCAGTGCAAAGCCGGGGTCGTCGGCTCCTTCCCTGCGCTGAATGCCCGTCCGCCCGAGCAGTTGGACGACTGGCTGTCCGAGGTCACCGAGACGCTCGCCGCGCATGATGCCGCCAACCCGAACCGCCCCTCCGCACCCTTTGCGGTGAACCAGATCGTCCACCGCTCCAACAAACGGCTGGAGCAGGATCTGGCGCTGTGCGTGAAGCACAAGGTGCCGATCGTCATCACCTCCCTCGGCGCGGTGCCGGAGGTGAACGAGGCAGTCCACTCCTATGGCGGCATCGTCCTGCACGATGTCATCAACAACCGGTTCGCCAACAGCGCCATCCGCAAGGGCGCGGATGGTCTGGTCGCCGTGGCAGCCGGTGCGGGCGGCCACGCTGGCACGCTCTCCCCCTTCGCGCTGGTGCAGGAAATCCGCGCGTGGTTCGACGGCCCGCTCTTCCTGTCGGGCGCGATCGCGACCGGCGACGCGGTGCTGGCAGCGGAGGCCATGGGCGCCGACGGCGCCTATATCGGCTCGGCCTTCATCGCCACGGAGGAAGCCCGAGCAGCCGACGACTACAAGCGCGCGATCGTGGAAGGCGGAGCCTCGGACATCGTCTACTCCAACCTCTTCACCGGCGTTCACGGCAATTATCTTCGGCGCTCTGTCGAGGCAGCGGGGCTGGACCCGGACAATCTGCCCGCCAGCGATCCGTCCAAGATGGATTTCGGCACTGGTGACGGCTCCAAGGCCAAGGCCTGGAAGGACATCTGGGGCTCCGGGCAAGGCATCGGGGCGGTGAAGGACCTCGTGCCGGCGGCCATGCTGATCGACCGGCTCGCGCGCGAATACGCGCATGCGAAGGCACGGTTGGGGGCAAGCGCTTCGGTCTGA
- a CDS encoding secondary thiamine-phosphate synthase enzyme YjbQ — translation MQKPEQLRPLMFVERFAVETRGREMRDITAPVAKLLREHGAAMGLATIFVRHTSASLTIQENADPDVRADLLDAFERLAPRDFPYRHDVEGPDDMPAHIKSAITATSVSVPVEGGSMLLGIWQGLYLVEHRDRPHRREVAIHFAGTMR, via the coding sequence ATGCAGAAGCCCGAGCAGCTGAGGCCGCTCATGTTCGTCGAACGCTTCGCCGTCGAGACGCGCGGACGAGAAATGCGCGACATCACCGCGCCCGTCGCCAAGCTCCTCAGGGAGCACGGTGCGGCTATGGGGCTTGCGACGATCTTCGTGCGGCACACCTCCGCTTCGCTCACGATCCAGGAGAACGCGGACCCTGACGTCCGGGCCGATCTTCTCGATGCCTTCGAGCGGCTCGCGCCCCGCGACTTTCCCTATCGCCACGATGTCGAGGGGCCGGACGACATGCCCGCCCACATCAAGAGCGCGATCACCGCAACGAGTGTTTCGGTGCCGGTCGAGGGCGGCTCGATGCTGCTCGGTATCTGGCAGGGGCTCTACCTCGTAGAGCACCGCGACAGACCGCATCGGCGCGAGGTGGCGATCCATTTCGCGGGCACGATGCGGTGA
- the mscL gene encoding large conductance mechanosensitive channel protein MscL codes for MLKEFREFALKGNMVDLAIGIIIGAAFSGLVNSIVADLIMPVIGLATGGVDFSNQFVPLSGDVTATGLAQAREQGAVLAYGNFITLLINFIIVAFVLFMVVKLMNRMKRKEEAKPAEVAAVPREQELLEEIRDLLAGGRSSAPKAPIAAPRVPGDL; via the coding sequence GTGCTCAAGGAATTTCGCGAATTCGCCCTGAAGGGCAACATGGTCGATCTCGCGATCGGTATCATCATCGGCGCCGCGTTCTCGGGGCTCGTGAACTCCATCGTCGCCGACCTCATCATGCCGGTGATCGGCCTCGCGACGGGCGGCGTCGACTTCTCCAACCAGTTCGTGCCGCTCTCCGGCGATGTGACGGCGACCGGCCTTGCGCAGGCGCGCGAGCAGGGCGCCGTGCTCGCTTACGGCAATTTCATCACGCTTCTCATCAACTTCATCATTGTCGCCTTCGTGCTCTTCATGGTGGTGAAACTGATGAACCGCATGAAGCGCAAGGAAGAAGCCAAGCCTGCCGAGGTGGCCGCCGTGCCGCGCGAGCAGGAGCTTCTGGAAGAGATCCGCGACCTCCTGGCCGGCGGCCGTTCGTCCGCGCCCAAGGCGCCGATCGCCGCCCCGCGCGTTCCCGGCGACCTCTGA
- a CDS encoding alpha/beta hydrolase produces the protein MAGHTIIINRKTFDEDGAAPDLLELNASIASFQKSRPSPWSFPIETVRAARREGRGVFAAPQPDPSARDLTVEGRGGHAIPVRLILPADRAAVGTYLHIHGGGWVFGEPMENDTRLRAIADETGLATLSVDYRLAPEHPYPAGPEDCEDVALALAGGKIESCPTDFLAIGGESAGAHLSVLTLLRLRDGHGLTPFGAANLVAGCYDLSLTPSVRNFGEERLVLNTDDVKEFVLRFVPNEVALKDPAVSPLFADLKGLPPALFSVGTRDLLVDDTLFMATRWLSSGNAATLSVWTGGCHVFQAFDCAAARQSNDEIARFLAERMNGTRA, from the coding sequence ATGGCAGGCCACACGATCATCATCAATCGAAAGACGTTCGACGAGGATGGCGCGGCGCCCGACCTTCTCGAGCTCAACGCTTCGATCGCCAGTTTCCAGAAGTCACGCCCCAGCCCCTGGAGCTTCCCGATCGAGACCGTGCGCGCGGCACGGCGCGAGGGTCGCGGCGTCTTCGCCGCTCCGCAACCCGATCCATCTGCGCGCGACCTGACGGTCGAAGGGCGCGGCGGCCATGCGATCCCCGTGCGGCTGATCCTGCCTGCCGATCGCGCGGCCGTCGGCACCTATCTGCACATCCACGGCGGCGGATGGGTCTTCGGCGAACCGATGGAGAACGACACGCGCCTGCGCGCCATCGCGGACGAGACCGGTCTCGCCACTCTCTCCGTCGACTACCGTCTGGCGCCCGAGCACCCCTACCCCGCCGGCCCGGAGGATTGCGAGGACGTCGCGCTGGCGTTGGCCGGCGGCAAGATCGAGAGCTGCCCCACCGACTTTCTCGCCATCGGCGGCGAATCGGCCGGCGCTCATCTTTCCGTCCTCACCCTCCTGCGGCTGCGAGACGGGCACGGCCTCACGCCGTTTGGCGCAGCCAATCTCGTCGCCGGCTGCTACGACCTCTCACTGACGCCGAGCGTTCGCAATTTCGGCGAGGAGCGCCTCGTTCTCAATACGGACGACGTGAAGGAGTTCGTGCTGCGCTTCGTGCCCAACGAGGTCGCTCTCAAGGACCCGGCCGTCTCGCCGCTTTTCGCGGACTTGAAGGGCCTGCCGCCCGCTCTCTTCTCGGTCGGCACGCGCGATCTGCTCGTCGACGACACGCTGTTCATGGCAACGCGCTGGCTGAGTTCCGGCAACGCCGCCACGCTTTCCGTCTGGACCGGCGGCTGCCACGTGTTCCAGGCGTTCGACTGCGCGGCTGCGCGCCAGTCCAATGACGAGATCGCACGATTTCTGGCAGAACGCATGAACGGAACGCGCGCATGA
- a CDS encoding DUF952 domain-containing protein, whose amino-acid sequence MSTQEAAVGDVIYKILTEEHWFLFRQSGRFDGAPVDLADGYIHFSTARQVRETAARHFAGMTGLVLLVIDTGRLGSPLRWEPARGGDLFPHLYAPLAMDAVLDAHPLPLGPDGAHAFPDDLR is encoded by the coding sequence ATGAGCACGCAGGAAGCTGCCGTCGGCGACGTGATCTACAAGATCCTGACAGAGGAGCACTGGTTCCTGTTCCGCCAGTCCGGCCGCTTCGACGGCGCGCCGGTCGATCTTGCCGACGGATACATCCACTTCTCCACCGCCCGGCAGGTGCGCGAAACCGCCGCGCGGCATTTCGCGGGCATGACCGGTCTCGTCCTCCTGGTCATCGATACGGGGCGGCTAGGTTCGCCGCTGCGATGGGAGCCTGCGCGCGGCGGCGATCTCTTTCCGCACCTTTACGCGCCGCTGGCGATGGACGCCGTTCTCGATGCCCATCCTCTGCCGCTCGGCCCCGACGGAGCGCATGCCTTCCCGGACGATCTTCGATGA
- a CDS encoding MaoC family dehydratase: MSQAAEAAIRRRLVPIETYRGYVDGEAFVSDWLLVDQAMIDTFADATHDHQFIHVDPARAKAETPFGGTIAHGFLSLSLLSTLAYDALPGVEGSQIGINYGFDRVRFMNPVKSGARVRGRFRLAAIAERAVSVQSTWDVEVEIEGAVKPAFAARWLTLAMLAEPLS, from the coding sequence ATGAGCCAAGCCGCAGAAGCCGCGATCCGCAGACGTCTCGTGCCGATCGAGACCTATCGCGGCTATGTCGACGGCGAGGCCTTCGTTTCCGACTGGCTTCTCGTCGATCAGGCGATGATCGACACCTTCGCCGACGCTACGCACGATCACCAGTTCATTCATGTCGATCCGGCGCGCGCGAAGGCGGAGACGCCGTTCGGCGGGACTATCGCCCACGGCTTCCTGTCGCTCTCGCTGCTTTCGACGCTCGCCTACGATGCGCTGCCGGGCGTGGAGGGTTCGCAGATAGGCATCAACTACGGCTTCGACCGCGTGCGCTTCATGAATCCGGTGAAATCCGGCGCGCGGGTGCGCGGCCGTTTCCGCCTGGCGGCGATCGCCGAGCGCGCCGTCAGCGTCCAGTCGACCTGGGATGTCGAGGTGGAGATCGAAGGTGCCGTGAAGCCGGCCTTCGCCGCGCGCTGGCTGACGCTCGCCATGCTCGCCGAGCCGCTCTCGTGA
- a CDS encoding DUF2076 domain-containing protein: MHSDEKQMIQSLFGRLQDAERSAPPRDAEADRFIRDSVEAQPGAPYYMAQTIIVQEQALEAAQRRIEELEGQGQRLGGGLLGGLFGGGSAASRPAARPMGVPSGYQGSAAQAAAPEGSPWNSSRSVPNAGSARSGGGGFLAGAAQTAVGVAGGMVLGSMLGSMLMGGDEAVADEMPAEPDSMDGGEDFGADDGGGFDDFEM, translated from the coding sequence ATGCACAGCGACGAGAAGCAGATGATCCAGAGCCTCTTCGGCCGGCTGCAGGACGCGGAGCGCTCCGCTCCGCCGCGCGACGCCGAAGCAGACCGCTTCATCCGGGACAGCGTCGAGGCCCAGCCCGGCGCGCCCTACTACATGGCGCAGACCATCATCGTGCAGGAACAGGCGCTCGAGGCGGCCCAGCGGCGCATCGAGGAACTGGAGGGCCAGGGTCAGCGATTAGGCGGCGGCCTTCTCGGTGGCCTGTTCGGCGGTGGCTCGGCCGCATCGCGCCCCGCCGCGCGTCCAATGGGCGTGCCATCCGGCTATCAGGGCTCGGCCGCACAGGCTGCCGCTCCAGAGGGCTCTCCGTGGAACTCCAGCCGCAGCGTGCCCAACGCCGGTTCCGCACGCTCGGGTGGCGGTGGTTTTCTGGCCGGCGCCGCGCAGACCGCGGTCGGCGTCGCGGGCGGCATGGTGCTCGGCTCCATGCTTGGCTCGATGCTGATGGGCGGCGACGAGGCGGTGGCCGACGAGATGCCGGCCGAGCCCGACAGCATGGACGGGGGCGAGGATTTCGGGGCAGACGATGGCGGCGGGTTCGACGACTTCGAGATGTAA
- a CDS encoding exonuclease domain-containing protein, translated as MIDLFASVPSTPSLFAVAPSPVVRVIDTETAGHRLAEDAVIEIGSVDLDLLTGAIFNPMQALIDPGGVAINPHARKVHRISDEMLAGAPPFAEAAAPFAKAESFAAQRAEFDRPRLRMTGRWLCTHKLALRAFPQVRAHGLQSLVKYVPLDLSDVREMMDGLHPHRALYDAVCTAVLLRTIASALMPRCADLVDFFERAERVSAEPALLSRLRFGKHKGVAIAQVPDDYLEWLVAQPNMEADAVFTARHHLKARNAARLARFTRPPAAA; from the coding sequence ATGATCGATCTGTTCGCCTCCGTCCCCTCGACGCCCTCGCTCTTCGCCGTCGCGCCATCGCCCGTGGTGCGGGTGATCGACACCGAGACGGCTGGCCATCGGCTCGCCGAGGACGCGGTGATCGAGATCGGCTCGGTCGATCTCGATCTTCTCACCGGTGCGATCTTCAATCCGATGCAGGCGCTGATCGATCCGGGCGGGGTGGCCATCAACCCGCATGCCCGCAAGGTCCATCGCATCAGCGACGAGATGCTGGCCGGTGCGCCGCCCTTCGCTGAAGCCGCGGCACCCTTCGCGAAGGCGGAAAGCTTCGCGGCGCAGCGCGCCGAGTTCGACAGGCCACGCCTGCGCATGACGGGGCGCTGGCTCTGCACGCATAAGCTGGCCTTGCGCGCCTTTCCCCAGGTGCGGGCGCACGGGCTCCAGTCGCTCGTGAAATATGTGCCGCTCGACCTGTCCGACGTCCGGGAGATGATGGACGGGCTGCATCCGCACCGCGCCCTCTACGACGCCGTCTGCACCGCCGTTCTCCTGCGCACGATCGCCTCCGCCCTGATGCCGCGATGTGCCGACCTCGTTGACTTCTTTGAACGTGCCGAGCGGGTTTCGGCCGAGCCGGCGCTCCTCTCGCGACTGCGCTTCGGCAAGCACAAGGGCGTCGCCATCGCACAGGTGCCGGACGACTATCTCGAATGGCTCGTCGCACAGCCGAACATGGAGGCGGACGCCGTCTTCACGGCGCGGCACCATCTAAAGGCTCGCAACGCCGCCCGGCTGGCGCGTTTCACGCGGCCGCCTGCGGCAGCCTGA
- a CDS encoding histone deacetylase family protein, whose protein sequence is MDLPIVHHPAFDARFDEAHRFPMSKFTRLAQILVEDGLVAPGGFEEPIPAPQAWLELAHAPAYVEGVLRRALPLEMEKAIGFPVDERVAMRSRCACGGTVLTARLALEKGLACNTAGGSHHAHRDGGAGFSVFNDVAVAASVLLAAGEIGRAIVFDCDVHQGDGTARIFQDDPRVATVSIHGEKNYPHPKARSDLDVPLRDGTDDESYLRVLDSILEESAARFRADLVFYNAGVDPHRDDRLGRLALTDDGLTERDRRVIGFFRQRGLPVACVIGGGYSRDIEALSRRHTIIHRAAFEFA, encoded by the coding sequence ATGGACCTGCCGATCGTCCACCACCCGGCCTTCGACGCGCGGTTCGACGAAGCGCATCGTTTTCCGATGTCGAAGTTCACGCGCCTCGCCCAGATTCTCGTGGAGGACGGGCTTGTCGCGCCCGGCGGCTTCGAGGAGCCGATCCCGGCGCCTCAGGCGTGGCTCGAACTCGCCCACGCGCCCGCTTATGTCGAAGGGGTGCTTCGGCGGGCGCTGCCGCTGGAAATGGAGAAGGCGATCGGTTTTCCTGTGGACGAACGCGTGGCGATGCGTTCGCGCTGCGCCTGCGGCGGCACCGTCCTGACGGCACGCCTCGCGCTGGAGAAGGGCCTTGCCTGCAACACGGCGGGCGGCAGCCACCACGCTCATCGCGATGGCGGAGCGGGCTTCTCCGTCTTCAACGACGTCGCCGTAGCCGCGAGCGTCCTGTTGGCGGCCGGCGAAATCGGGCGCGCGATCGTGTTCGACTGCGACGTTCATCAGGGCGATGGTACGGCCCGCATCTTCCAAGACGATCCGCGTGTCGCGACCGTCTCGATCCACGGCGAGAAGAACTACCCGCACCCCAAGGCACGCTCCGACCTCGACGTGCCGCTACGCGACGGAACGGACGACGAAAGCTATCTGCGCGTTCTCGATTCTATTCTTGAGGAATCCGCCGCAAGATTCCGTGCTGACTTGGTTTTCTACAATGCAGGGGTCGATCCGCATCGAGACGACCGGCTGGGGCGCCTCGCGCTCACCGACGATGGCCTGACGGAGCGCGATCGCCGCGTCATCGGCTTCTTCCGACAGCGCGGCCTGCCGGTCGCCTGCGTCATCGGAGGCGGCTACTCGCGTGACATCGAAGCCTTGTCGCGCCGCCACACCATCATTCACAGAGCGGCCTTCGAATTCGCCTGA
- a CDS encoding cisplatin damage response ATP-dependent DNA ligase produces the protein MKRFAELLDRLVLTPSRNGKLKLMVDHFASTPDPERGYALAALTGGLDIRSVKPAMLRALMASRMDAVLFGYSYDYVGDLAETIALVWPAPNDGERDRRNDVPTLAEVIGALDAASRAQGPKLVEEWLDRLDSSGRYALLKLVTGSLRIGVSSRLAKQALADFGQKDVAEIEELWHGLVPPYEPLFAWLEGRDEKPVSAAAAPFRPVMLSQPLEAPDYSRIIPGDYAVEWKWDGIRVQASAERGQRRLYSRTGDDISGSFPDLTDFMTFDGTLDGELLVARPAARGKGEPALDPERPRDADDIVVGTFSDLQQRLNRKTVSAAVMKKHPVFLRAYDLLQDGEEDLRPLPFAERRKRLDAFMLKLERTRFDISPFVPFETFEDLAKLRASPPHPVIEGLMLKRWDSTYVPGRPKGPWFKWKQDPHLIDAVLMYAQRGHGKRSSFYSDYTFGVWTGPADEPELVPVGKAYFGFTDEELKQLDKYIRDNTIERFGPVRSVRAEPDHGLVIEVAFEGLARSTRHKSGVAMRFPRVSRLRWDKPAFEADRLETLQAMLDA, from the coding sequence GTGAAACGCTTCGCTGAACTCCTCGACCGCCTCGTGCTGACTCCATCGCGCAACGGCAAGCTGAAGCTGATGGTGGACCACTTCGCCTCCACGCCCGATCCCGAGCGAGGCTATGCGCTGGCGGCCCTGACCGGCGGCCTCGACATCCGCTCGGTGAAGCCGGCCATGCTGCGCGCGCTGATGGCGAGCCGCATGGACGCGGTGCTGTTCGGCTATTCCTACGACTATGTCGGCGATCTCGCCGAGACGATCGCGCTTGTCTGGCCGGCGCCGAATGACGGCGAGCGGGATCGGCGGAACGACGTTCCGACGCTCGCCGAGGTAATCGGCGCGCTCGACGCCGCGAGCCGTGCGCAAGGGCCGAAGCTCGTGGAGGAATGGCTCGATCGGCTGGACTCCTCGGGCCGCTACGCCCTCCTCAAGCTCGTGACGGGATCTTTGCGCATCGGCGTCTCGTCACGCTTGGCCAAGCAGGCGCTGGCAGATTTCGGGCAGAAGGATGTCGCCGAGATCGAGGAACTCTGGCACGGGCTGGTGCCGCCCTACGAGCCGCTTTTCGCCTGGCTCGAAGGGCGGGATGAAAAGCCAGTCTCGGCGGCCGCCGCGCCGTTCCGCCCGGTGATGCTGAGCCAGCCGCTGGAGGCGCCGGACTATTCGCGAATCATTCCGGGCGATTATGCGGTGGAGTGGAAGTGGGATGGCATCCGCGTGCAGGCGAGCGCGGAGCGTGGGCAGCGCCGCCTTTACTCGCGAACGGGCGACGACATTTCGGGCTCCTTCCCGGACCTCACCGACTTCATGACCTTCGACGGCACGCTGGACGGCGAACTTCTGGTCGCCCGGCCTGCCGCGCGGGGGAAGGGCGAGCCGGCTCTCGATCCGGAGAGGCCCCGCGATGCGGACGATATCGTCGTCGGCACCTTCTCGGACCTCCAGCAGCGGCTGAACCGCAAGACCGTATCGGCAGCCGTGATGAAGAAGCATCCGGTCTTCCTGCGGGCCTACGATCTCCTGCAGGACGGGGAGGAGGATCTGAGGCCTTTGCCCTTCGCCGAGCGGCGCAAGCGGCTGGACGCCTTCATGCTCAAGCTGGAGCGCACGCGCTTCGACATCTCGCCATTCGTTCCGTTCGAGACCTTCGAGGATCTGGCGAAACTGCGCGCCTCGCCGCCGCATCCGGTGATCGAGGGGCTGATGCTCAAGCGCTGGGACAGCACCTATGTACCGGGCCGCCCCAAGGGGCCGTGGTTCAAGTGGAAGCAGGACCCGCATCTGATCGATGCCGTCCTGATGTATGCCCAGCGCGGACACGGCAAGCGCTCGTCCTTCTATTCGGACTACACGTTCGGCGTCTGGACCGGGCCGGCGGACGAGCCGGAGCTCGTGCCGGTCGGCAAGGCCTATTTCGGCTTCACCGACGAGGAACTGAAGCAGCTCGACAAGTACATCCGCGACAACACGATCGAGCGGTTCGGCCCTGTGCGCTCCGTGAGGGCCGAGCCCGACCACGGCCTCGTCATCGAAGTTGCCTTCGAAGGGCTGGCGCGCTCCACGCGTCACAAGTCTGGCGTCGCCATGCGCTTTCCGCGCGTCTCAAGGCTGAGGTGGGACAAGCCGGCCTTCGAGGCCGATCGGCTCGAGACGCTTCAGGCGATGCTCGACGCCTGA